GCTACCGCAGCATCAAATAATGGGTCGGCGGCATCTTCATCTTCTTCAGCCACTTCACCAGGAAGCAAGCCCTCAGGCCCCACTTCGCCACTTAGAATATCTTCAATATAATCGGGCTCCCCTCGCTCTTTCCAAGCAGCCACCACCTTATGGACTTCATGGTCATCAACAAAAGCGCCATGCACACGCGTTGGCGTGCTATCGCCTGCTGGCAAATACAGCATGTCACCCATGCCCAGTAACGACTCGGCACCTTGTTGGTCTAATATGGTACGCGAGTCTATTTTACTGGACACTTGAAATGACATTCGCGTCGGAATATTGGCTTTAATTAAGCCCGTAATCACATCGACCGAGGGGCGCTGAGTGGCCAATATTAGGTGAATACCGGCTGCTCGTGCTTTTTGTGCAATGCGCGCGATCAGCTCCTCTACTTTTTTGCCCACTATCATCATCATGTCGGCAAATTCATCGATGACCACCACGATATGAGGGAGCTTTTCTAATGCCGGAGGGTAAGTATCCATAGATTGAGTGGCATCCCATAAGGGGTCGCGTATAGGCTCACCCGCATCTATCGCTTCTTGTACCTTAGTGTTATAACCTTGTAGATTTCTAACTCCCACCGACGACAACAGCTTATAACGCCGCTCCATTTCACCCACACACCAGCGCAGCGCATTTGCCGCATCTTTCATGTCAGTGACCACCTCGGTTAAGAGATGGGGGATGCCCTCATACACAGAGAGCTCCAACATCTTGGGGTCAATCATAATAAAGCGCACTTCTTCAGGCGTAGCCTTAAAGAGCATCGACAATATCATGACGTTCACTCCCACCGACTTACCTGAGCCCGTGGTGCCCGCTACTAACACATGGGGCATTCTGGCTAAATTCACCACTACCGGCTCACCGGCAATGTCTTGGCCTAGCACCATAGTCAACGGATGGCGACTATCTTCAAACGCTTCACTGTCAATCACTTCCCGTAAATAAACGGTCTCGCGGCGCGTATTAGGCAGCTCTAAACCGATATAGGGCTTACCCGGAATGACTTCCACGACTCGCACACTGATCGCCGATAATGAGCGAGCTAAGTCTCTATCTAGGCTGGCAATTTTACTCACTTTAATACCAGGCGCTAAGTCTAATTCAAAACGCGTGATCACCGGGCCCGGATACACACCCACGACGTTGGCCTGCACATTATAATCGGCAAGCTTAGCTTCGACTAAGCGCGCAATGCGCTCCAACTCAGCCTCACTCACCGTATGCTGGTGGGGTTTTGGCACGTCCAATAACTCATAAGAAGGGAGCGGCAGAGCTTGGCGTTGTAATTTTGAAACTGGCGCAGCAGCCGCCGCCACCTGCGGCTGGGTATCTTCTTTTAGCCAAGGTAAGTCAAATTCATCTTCTGCTGGCCACTCGGTATTCGAGACTGGCACTTGTGCTACATGCGGACTCACTGTGGCTGAAGCAGGCGTGTTAACAGGCGCACTGGTCAAAGGACTGCTTTGTAAGAGCTCCTCAGCGGCTGAGTCGTCAAATATCAATGCATCTTCCGCCTCAGCGCTCGCCGCCTCTGGCTCTTGATGACCATTAAACACCGGCTCTTTGCGCACCGGTGGCGCTTTCTTTTGTAATAAAGTGCGCTTTGGCGCAGCCGGCAGCGGCGCCATCAGAGGGTCATCGGCGGCATCAACAGTCGCTGCTGGTTGCGGTGCTAAACGCTCTTTAAAACGCCGCCAGCTAACAAAGCTATTCTCAGCGCTCTGCGGCTCTGCTTGGTCTGGCGTTTTATCCGTCTTAGTTTTGGGCGCCAGTGGCAGTGCAGTTTGAGCGTGGCGCTTATTTTCTTGCCACTGCACAATGCGTGCCGGTAAATGACTAAGCAGTGCGGGGGCATTTAATACCGCCCCCCTAAACGCTCTACAATTAATAACCAAGACCAGCCCGTAAAAAAGGTCACTCCCGTGGCAAAGCCGCATAATAACAACAAGGTGGTGCCTAAGGTGCCAAACACCGGCACCATCGCCGCCGTTAGCATATCGCCAATTAACCCGCCTGATGAAAAATAATAAATATTGCCTAAGTTCATGCTGGCTAGCGTGAGCATACTGAGTAGCAACATTAAAAAACCAATGATACGCAGCCCTAAGGTGAGGTAACAAATATCGCTGAGTGCACGAGGACGCCATAAGGTAAGCCAACCCACTAACACCATAAAAATCGGAATTAAATAAGCTGAAAAGCCAAAAGAAAATAGCAGTATATCTGCCAGCCAGGCCCCAGCAGGCCCCGCAGCATTACGGATTTCTCCTCCCCATGCGGTTTGTGACCAACCAGGATCCGACGAGTGGTAGGACATTAATGACAACATCATAAAGATCGCCACTAAAATAATGGTGATCAATCCGGCCTCAAACAGACGCTGTAAACCAGACATAGGAGTAAATAACTTTTTCTCCGCCAACCGCCTGCTCCTCACTTTTAGGTTATGACACATATTCAATGGTTGGTCTGCGACAACCTGGGTCGTCAGGTACTCAAACGACAAGCGAGCGGCCTAGGCCGCTCGCAAGTTCTGAGTTTATGACACGCTTGCACTGGGTAAAAATACCAGAGCCAAGGCCATTAGCACAGCTTAACGGGTATTTATTACCAAGCGATTGCTTTGCTTAACCTCTTCCATCACCACATAGGTGCGGGTGTCATTCACGCCAGGTAAGCGCAATAGGGTTTCGCCTAACAACTTACGATAGGCCGACATATCGGCAACGCGGGTTTTTAATAAGTAATCAAAATCACCAGATACTAAATGGCATTCTTGAATCTCTTCTAGTTTTTGCACCGCGTCATTAAATTCATCAAACACATCGGGCGTGCCCCGATTCAGAGTAATTTCTACAAATACCAGTAATGAAGCATCGAGATACTGAGGGTTAAGAATCGCAGTATAACCTTCAATGTAACCTTGGCGCTCTAAGCGACGAACCCGCTCTAAACAAGGAGTAGGACTTAAGCCTACTCGTTTAGATAATTCTACGTTAGAGATACGCCCGTCTTGTTGTAGCTCGTTTAAGATATTGCGATCGATACGATCGAGGTCTTTAGCCGGTCTACTGTTTAAATCTAACACTTCATCCATCCTTTGACTCATTTTCGATATATTCCACTGTGAATAGTCAGACTGACACAAAACGGCAGGTTAACATCAGCAGGCTCAAGCGCTGCACTTGCAATATTCACCCTGAGGATGTGCTCACCATCTCGCAATGTAGAAAACAGATAAGTACATAAAAACGCGATTATCTATTACAGCATATCTTTTAGTATCTTAACATGGCAAATGGTCTGCAGGTAGCAGATACGTTTGTTTTCATCTTAAAATAGCAACCTAAGCACTATTAGTATTTTTAATACTTCAGCTAAAGCAACAGTGTTAAGCGCTACCAAAGCAACCTAGCACAGCATAGGCGACTAAAATAATTAAGATAATAGTCATTTAGATTTTTAGATGCTCGTTATTTAATGACTGTAGGCTCGTGTTTTTATAAATCCCGTAGTTAAAAGCACTGCTAGCACCAAACGCTATATTGCATAACTATTCGTTATAAACGAAGTTTGCAATATACTAGTCATCGACTAGCGATGTAACGATTGAACACTTTAATTACCGACTTCCACTAAGTCGCTGCCCCTCGTAGTCCTTTATTCCCGCCCCGCTATCCCCTACAATCGTGCCACCTTTATCTGCCTTCTTGGGTTGGAGACACAATGAGCCAAACAAAACATGCCAAACTGCTGATCTTAGGATCCGGTCCTGCAGGATATACCGCCGCCGTGTATGCAGCACGCGCCAACCTTAGTCCGGTGTTAGTGACGGGGATCCAGCAAGGTGGCCAATTAACTACCACCACCGATGTAGAAAATTGGCCAGGTGATGCCGAAGGATTAACTGGACCTGCGTTAATGGAGCGCATGAAGGCTCACGCCGAGCGCTTTGAAACCGAAATTCTTATCGACCATATTAATAGTGTGGACTTAAGCCAGCGCCCTTTTACCTTATCTGGCGATAGCACTACCTATACCTGCGATGCGCTTATTATTGCCACTGGCGCTTCTGCCAAATATTTAGGCTTACCCTCAGAAGAAGCTTTTCAAGGCCGAGGCGTCTCTGCTTGTGCGACTTGCGATGGCTTTTTCTATCGTAATCAAAAAGTGGCTGTGGTGGGCGGAGGCAATACTGCCGTAGAAGAAGCCTTGTATTTATCTAACATTGCAGCAGAAGTGCATTTGATCCACAGACGTGATGAATTTCGCTCAGAGAAAATATTAATTGACCGTCTAATGGAAAAGGTCGATAGCGGTAATATTATTTTGCACACTCATCGTACGCTAGAAGAAGTGCTCGGTGATGATATGGGCGTAACTGGAGTGCGCTTAAAAAACACCCAAAACGACGAGCAAGAGCAGCTCGAGTTAACTGGGGTATTTATTGCTATCGGTCATCAACCGAATACCCAAATGTTTGTTGACCAGCTAGAGATGGAAAACGGCTATCTCAAAGTGCAATCAGGTTTACAAGGTAACGCCACTCAAACGAGCATAGAAGGCGTTTTTGCTGCGGGGGATGTGATGGATCATACCTACCGCCAAGCTATTACTTCTGCCGGCACCGGTTGTATGGCTGCCCTAGATGCTGAGCGCTTCTTAGATGGCATTAACTAACGCGATAAAAGTGTCGCTGGTTTAAGTATAAACGGCGCCCTTTGGCGCCGTTTTCATTATTCGAGGGCGCGCCCTTCACTCACTCTGCTTAGTGCCTCTTGTAATGTGGCATAAAAGGCAAGCTCACCGACAATGGGCTGCATACCCGCTCGGGCTAAGGTTTTTAGCGGTTGAAATTGTAAATCAGCCACTATCACTTTTATGCCTTGGCGCTGGCAATGCTGGATAAAACCCGTTAATGCACCCTGCCCTCCGGCATCTAAAATAGAAACCGCATCTAAATACAAGATGACACCCTGTTGCTGGTGACATAACCCCGCTAATTCACTGAACACCCGATCTGCGGCGGCAAAAAACAAAGGGCCATTAATTTTAAACACCGACCAATCATTGGGCAAAGCACAGGCTTTAACGCGCTCACTATGAGTAATATCACTGACGCGGGTCATTTCGGCAATATCGCGCATAAATAGTACGGCCGCCACTAAAATACCGGTCGTGATAGCGATGACCATATCGAATAAAATAGTTAACGAAAAACACGTTAAAAACACCCAAATATCGCCACGAGGGGCGGTCTTTAATAGCCGAATAGACTTAGGTGCTTCGCTCATATTCCATGCCACCACCATCAATAACGCGGCCATCGCCGGCATGGGCACATAGGCCAGCATGGGCGCTAATAACACCAAAGCGCCTAACACCACCAGCGCATGGACCATGCCCGATACTGGCGTTTGGCCACCCGCTTTGAAATTTGCCGCTGAGCGCGCAATGGCGGCCGTGGCCGTGATGCCACCAAAAAAAGGCGCCACTATATTGCCAATTCCTTGGCCTAATAATTCACTATTTGCGCTATGGCGTTTACCTGTCATGCCATCCAATACAACGGCACACAATAACGACTCAATGGCGCCCAACATGGCAATCGCGAAGGCGGCGGGTAATAAGGCTTGGAGCAGGCTCCAATCGAGAGTGAGCTCGGCGCCTGTGGTGCCGGGTTGTAGCCAAGGCAAGGTAAATTGGGGCAACACGGGGGGAATACCTTGTCCAACACTGCCATCACTTAAAACATAGCTAAACTGGCTGCTAATAGTCGCAACCTCTAACCCCTGGCCATTAAGCAGCCAAGTAGCTAGGCTGGCAATAATCACCGCAGGTAAATGTGCAGGTACCGCCAACTTAAGGCGCGGCCAAGTGATCATAATAATTAAAGTTAAGAGCGCAATGGCGACACTGGGCCAATATAGTTGCGGAAAGGCATGGGCTAATACAGAGACTTTATCTAAGTAATGAGCAGGCATCACTAATTCAGTTAAGCCTAAGAAATCTTTTAACTGTAAAGTGGCAATCACCACCCCAATGCCGCCGGTAAAGCCGAGAGTCACGGCAACCGGAATGTATTCAATTAATCGTCCCAAGCGGATTAAAGCCAAGCCGATTAATATTAAGCCCGACATCACAGTGGCGAGTAATAAGCCGCCTAAACCATATTGTTGAGCAATGGGGTATAAGATGACCACGAAGGCGGCGGTGGGGCCAGAAATACTTAAGCGCGAGCCGCCAGTCAACGCAATAAGAAAGCCGCCGATAATCGCGGTGTAAAGACCGTATTGCGGAGCGACCCCACTGGCGATAGCTAATGCCATGGCTAATGGAATAGCGATAATGCCCACCGTGATGCCCGCTAATATATCTTTGATTAACCGCGCGCGGTTATAGGGTTCGTTAAAACAGCTTTCACGCAGCGCATGACCAAGGCGTAAAGAAAATAAATGGGCACGATGAGCCATGGCGTTCTCCTAATCATCCCCTAATATCAGGGGGAAGCATCAAGTATATGCTCATTAACCGTTCATACAATGATAATATGATTAACATAACTGGCCCCCGATAGGCCAATTCAATCCTCAATAATGGGAGCTGAAATGGAACGAAGAACCGCACGTCTCACCTTATTAATTGATCCTGATAAAAAAGCGTTATTTGAGAAATTATGTGCCCAAGAAGATGTCACTCCTTCACAAAAAGTACGCCAATTTATTCGCGATTATATTGAGCAACAAGTCGGTAATAACTGGCAAACTCCCCCTGCCCCATAACGGGAGAGATGATGTTAACATTATTGGATCACAGCTTATGGTTCCCCTACCCCGAGCAAGCTTTAACGGATCCCAGTGGCTTGTTAGCCATTGGCGGCGATCTCAGTACAGAGCGACTGCTATTAGCTTATAGCATGGGAATTTTCCCCTGGTTTGAACAAGACCAGCCTTATTTGTGGTGGTCTCCGGATCCAAGAGCGCTGCTTATTCCCACAGAGTTGCATGTGAGTCGCAGCCTCGCCAAGCTTGCCAAGAAAAACCCCTATCGCTTTACCATAAATTGCGCTTTTTCACAGGTTATTCACCATTGTAGTGCCCTTAGAAAACAACAAGAAGGCACTTGGATCACCCATGAAATAGAAGCCGCTTATAGCCAGCTGCATCAAGCTGGTCATGCGCACTCAATAGAGGTGTGGCAAGAAGAGAGATTAGTCGCTGGCTTATATGGCATTAGCTTAGGACAGCTATTTTGTGGAGAGTCGATGTTTCACTTGGTGCCAAATGCTTCTAAATTAGCGTTGCTGGCGTTATGTCGCCATTTTAGCCGCCATCATGGGCAACTCATTGATTGCCA
This genomic window from Oceanisphaera avium contains:
- the aat gene encoding leucyl/phenylalanyl-tRNA--protein transferase; translated protein: MMLTLLDHSLWFPYPEQALTDPSGLLAIGGDLSTERLLLAYSMGIFPWFEQDQPYLWWSPDPRALLIPTELHVSRSLAKLAKKNPYRFTINCAFSQVIHHCSALRKQQEGTWITHEIEAAYSQLHQAGHAHSIEVWQEERLVAGLYGISLGQLFCGESMFHLVPNASKLALLALCRHFSRHHGQLIDCQLANPHLMSLGVKSAPRSHFLKQLKHLQNKPLLEGCWQAGALTL
- a CDS encoding DNA translocase FtsK 4TM domain-containing protein, which produces MAEKKLFTPMSGLQRLFEAGLITIILVAIFMMLSLMSYHSSDPGWSQTAWGGEIRNAAGPAGAWLADILLFSFGFSAYLIPIFMVLVGWLTLWRPRALSDICYLTLGLRIIGFLMLLLSMLTLASMNLGNIYYFSSGGLIGDMLTAAMVPVFGTLGTTLLLLCGFATGVTFFTGWSWLLIVERLGGRY
- a CDS encoding DNA translocase FtsK, which translates into the protein MVINCRAFRGAVLNAPALLSHLPARIVQWQENKRHAQTALPLAPKTKTDKTPDQAEPQSAENSFVSWRRFKERLAPQPAATVDAADDPLMAPLPAAPKRTLLQKKAPPVRKEPVFNGHQEPEAASAEAEDALIFDDSAAEELLQSSPLTSAPVNTPASATVSPHVAQVPVSNTEWPAEDEFDLPWLKEDTQPQVAAAAAPVSKLQRQALPLPSYELLDVPKPHQHTVSEAELERIARLVEAKLADYNVQANVVGVYPGPVITRFELDLAPGIKVSKIASLDRDLARSLSAISVRVVEVIPGKPYIGLELPNTRRETVYLREVIDSEAFEDSRHPLTMVLGQDIAGEPVVVNLARMPHVLVAGTTGSGKSVGVNVMILSMLFKATPEEVRFIMIDPKMLELSVYEGIPHLLTEVVTDMKDAANALRWCVGEMERRYKLLSSVGVRNLQGYNTKVQEAIDAGEPIRDPLWDATQSMDTYPPALEKLPHIVVVIDEFADMMMIVGKKVEELIARIAQKARAAGIHLILATQRPSVDVITGLIKANIPTRMSFQVSSKIDSRTILDQQGAESLLGMGDMLYLPAGDSTPTRVHGAFVDDHEVHKVVAAWKERGEPDYIEDILSGEVGPEGLLPGEVAEEDEDAADPLFDAAVAYVVETRRGSISGVQRKFKIGYNRAARLIERMEQHGIVSAAMGSGQREVLAPPPVRERN
- the lrp gene encoding leucine-responsive transcriptional regulator Lrp; this translates as MSQRMDEVLDLNSRPAKDLDRIDRNILNELQQDGRISNVELSKRVGLSPTPCLERVRRLERQGYIEGYTAILNPQYLDASLLVFVEITLNRGTPDVFDEFNDAVQKLEEIQECHLVSGDFDYLLKTRVADMSAYRKLLGETLLRLPGVNDTRTYVVMEEVKQSNRLVINTR
- the dauA gene encoding C4-dicarboxylic acid transporter DauA — encoded protein: MAHRAHLFSLRLGHALRESCFNEPYNRARLIKDILAGITVGIIAIPLAMALAIASGVAPQYGLYTAIIGGFLIALTGGSRLSISGPTAAFVVILYPIAQQYGLGGLLLATVMSGLILIGLALIRLGRLIEYIPVAVTLGFTGGIGVVIATLQLKDFLGLTELVMPAHYLDKVSVLAHAFPQLYWPSVAIALLTLIIMITWPRLKLAVPAHLPAVIIASLATWLLNGQGLEVATISSQFSYVLSDGSVGQGIPPVLPQFTLPWLQPGTTGAELTLDWSLLQALLPAAFAIAMLGAIESLLCAVVLDGMTGKRHSANSELLGQGIGNIVAPFFGGITATAAIARSAANFKAGGQTPVSGMVHALVVLGALVLLAPMLAYVPMPAMAALLMVVAWNMSEAPKSIRLLKTAPRGDIWVFLTCFSLTILFDMVIAITTGILVAAVLFMRDIAEMTRVSDITHSERVKACALPNDWSVFKINGPLFFAAADRVFSELAGLCHQQQGVILYLDAVSILDAGGQGALTGFIQHCQRQGIKVIVADLQFQPLKTLARAGMQPIVGELAFYATLQEALSRVSEGRALE
- the trxB gene encoding thioredoxin-disulfide reductase, with the protein product MSQTKHAKLLILGSGPAGYTAAVYAARANLSPVLVTGIQQGGQLTTTTDVENWPGDAEGLTGPALMERMKAHAERFETEILIDHINSVDLSQRPFTLSGDSTTYTCDALIIATGASAKYLGLPSEEAFQGRGVSACATCDGFFYRNQKVAVVGGGNTAVEEALYLSNIAAEVHLIHRRDEFRSEKILIDRLMEKVDSGNIILHTHRTLEEVLGDDMGVTGVRLKNTQNDEQEQLELTGVFIAIGHQPNTQMFVDQLEMENGYLKVQSGLQGNATQTSIEGVFAAGDVMDHTYRQAITSAGTGCMAALDAERFLDGIN
- a CDS encoding ribbon-helix-helix domain-containing protein → MERRTARLTLLIDPDKKALFEKLCAQEDVTPSQKVRQFIRDYIEQQVGNNWQTPPAP